Proteins co-encoded in one Malus sylvestris chromosome 7, drMalSylv7.2, whole genome shotgun sequence genomic window:
- the LOC126629532 gene encoding pentatricopeptide repeat-containing protein At5g52850, chloroplastic, whose protein sequence is MSIAKITRFVVNTNEVNCFKETCLRVLSACNSQSLPEGICVHSPITKLGLDDDLYLTNNLLSLYAKCSGVESARHLFDEMPRRDVVSWTGMLSAYVRNGHYHDSLEFFDSMIVSGQCPNEFTLSSVLKSCSLLGELDYGTRIHTFVIKLGFEPNQFLGSSMIDLYAKCGLTEEACKIFRDMESGDTVSWTAIISSLVQAQKWRQALGYYIDMIYAARVHPNEFTFVKLFAASCSLGLNYGKLLHAHLIRFGMRLNLVLKTAMVNMYSKCQKMEDAIKVLNQTPEYDVLLWTSVISGFTQSLRVADAVAALHKMELSGIVPNNFTYSSMLKACSAVLSLELGKQIHLQVLKAGLEDDTCAGGALVDMYLKCSDLIEDGLRAFREITSPSVITWTSLIAGFAEHGFEQDSFQYFLEMRTVGVEPNSFTFSSILRACSTVKSLSQTQKIHGRIVKTKAGSDIAVGNALVDAYAALGMVDDAWHVINSMIHRDAITYTGLATRMNQLGNYEIALDLITRMQTDDVMMDRFSLASFLSASAGLASMETGKQLHCYSIKAGLGSGISVLNALVDLYGKCGCRDDAHRAFSEISEPDIVSWNCLISGLASSGYISSALSSFDNMRLAGFKPDSITFLLVLFACSHGGLVELGLEHFQSMREKYDIAPQLDHYSCLVDLLGRAGRLEDAMEAIMTMPFKPDALIYKTLLAACKLHKNISLGEYTARRGMELDPSDPAFYVLLASLYDDSGQPDLAKSTRQAMRERGLKKNVGQCWMEIRNRVHLFDAGDRSHPQINEIHEKVKSLITELKKRGYSYQDYEDSSYHIEKLAVAFGLLKTPRNASIRVSKNVRICGECHSFITLVTQFVDREIIVRDGNRLHIFNKSECSCKGAGNLQHKDCMDENVSLLTM, encoded by the coding sequence ATGTCTATAGCAAAAATCACCAGGTTCGTTGTCAACACAAATGAAGTTAACTGTTTCAAAGAAACTTGCCTCCGGGTTCTTTCAGCATGCAACTCACAGTCCCTGCCGGAGGGCATCTGTGTGCACAGCCCAATTACCAAACTGGGTCTTGACGATGACCTCTACTTAACCAACAACCTGCTGTCTCTCTATGCAAAATGCTCTGGAGTTGAGTCTGCACGCCACTTGTTCGATGAAATGCCTCGCAGAGATGTTGTGTCATGGACAGGGATGCTGTCCGCGTATGTCAGGAACGGACACTATCATGACTCGCTTGAATTCTTTGATTCGATGATTGTTTCCGGTCAGTGCCCCAATGAGTTTACACTCTCAAGTGTCTTAAAATCGTGCTCGTTGTTGGGAGAGTTGGATTATGGGACTCGAATCCATACATTTGTGATCAAGCTTGGATTCGAGCCAAATCAATTTCTTGGCAGCAGTATGATTGATTTGTATGCCAAGTGTGGTTTAACCGAAGAGGCTTGTAAGATATTTAGGGATATGGAGAGTGGTGATACTGTTTCTTGGACTGCAATCATCTCTTCATTGGTCCAAGCTCAGAAATGGAGACAGGCTCTAGGCTACTACATAGATATGATATATGCTGCTAGGGTTCATCCAAATGAGTTCACTTTCGTAAAACTTTTCGCTGCATCCTGCTCTCTTGGTTTGAACTATGGGAAATTACTACATGCCCATTTGATAAGATTCGGAATGAGGCTGAATCTGGTCTTGAAGACGGCCATGGTCAATATGTACTCGAAATGCCAGAAGATGGAAGATGCTATCAAGGTGTTGAATCAAACACCTGAATATGATGTGTTGTTGTGGACCTCTGTTATTTCTGGCTTCACTCAAAGTTTGAGAGTCGCGGACGCTGTTGCTGCATTGCACAAGATGGAGCTCTCTGGAATTGTACCAAATAATTTTACATACTCTAGTATGCTGAAAGCTTGCTCAGCGGTTTTGTCACTGGAATTAGGAAAGCAGATCCATTTGCAGGTGCTCAAGGCTGGATTGGAGGATGATACTTGTGCAGGAGGTGCACTAGTTGATATGTACTTGAAATGTTCTGACCTCATAGAAGATGGTTTGAGAGCGTTTAGGGAGATAACATCGCCGAGTGTCATCACTTGGACTTCATTGATTGCCGGTTTTGCTGAACACGGTTTTGAACAAGATTCTTTTCAGTATTTTCTGGAGATGCGAACAGTAGGAGTCGAGCCAAATTCCTTTACTTTCTCTAGCATTCTTCGTGCCTGCAGTACTGTTAAATCTCTTAGTCAGACACAAAAAATCCATGGACGTATAGTTAAAACCAAAGCGGGCAGTGATATAGCTGTTGGGAATGCTCTTGTGGATGCTTATGCTGCGCTGGGGATGGTGGATGATGCGTGGCATGTGATTAACTCCATGATCCATCGAGATGCTATCACGTATACAGGTTTAGCCACACGAATGAATCAGCTAGGTAATTATGAAATTGCACTGGATCTCATCACCCGTATGCAGACTGATGACGTTATGATGGATCGGTTTAGCCTTGCAAGCTTCTTATCTGCATCAGCTGGCTTGGCATCAATGGAAACTGGGAAGCAACTTCATTGCTATTCTATCAAAGCCGGTTTAGGCAGTGGGATATCAGTTTTGAATGCCTTAGTAGACTTATATGGGAAATGTGGGTGCAGAGATGATGCACACAGAGCTTTCAGTGAGATCTCTGAGCCGGATATAGTGTCATGGAACTGCTTGATTTCTGGATTGGCATCGAGTGGATATATTTCATCCGCTCTCTCTTCCTTTGACAATATGAGGTTGGCAGGTTTTAAACCTGATTCCATTACATTCCTGTTGGTGCTTTTCGCTTGCAGCCATGGCGGTTTGGTTGAACTAGGTCTTGAGCATTTTCAGTCGATGAGAGAAAAGTATGATATAGCTCCACAACTGGATCACTATTCCTGTTTAGTTGATCTCCTTGGCAGAGCCGGGCGACTAGAGGATGCCATGGAAGCGATCATGACCATGCCCTTTAAGCCAGATGCCTTAATTTACAAGACACTATTGGCTGCCTGCAAGTTACATAAAAACATTTCCCTCGGGGAATATACAGCGAGGCGAGGGATGGAACTTGACCCGTCTGATCCAGCTTTTTACGTGCTGCTTGCAAGTTTGTATGATGATTCTGGTCAGCCGGATTTAGCCAAAAGTACACGACAAGCAATGAGGGAGAGGGGATTGAAGAAGAATGTCGGGCAGTGCTGGATGGAAATAAGGAACAGGGTTCATCTCTTCGATGCAGGAGATCGATCACATCCACAGATAAATGAAATCCATGAGAAGGTAAAGTCACTTATTACGGAGTTGAAGAAGAGAGGATACTCATATCAAGACTACGAAGATTCATCGTATCACATTGAGAAGTTAGCTGTTGCATTCGGTCTTCTCAAAACACCGCGTAACGCCTCCATACGCGTGTCTAAGAATGTGCGCATATGCGGCGAATGCCATAGCTTTATAACGCTTGTAACTCAATTTGTTGATCGCGAGATCATTGTGAGGGACGGGAACCGGTTGCATATCTTCAACAAGAGTGAGTGCTCGTGTAAGGGTGCAGGTAATTTGCAGCATAAGGATTGCATGGACGAAAATGTTAGCCTGTTGACGATGTAG
- the LOC126628255 gene encoding protein SGT1 homolog isoform X2 encodes MASDLEKSAKEAFIDDHFELAVDLYTQAIALNPQSAELYSDRAQANIKSGNLTGAVADANKAIEFDPSLYKAYLRKGIACIKLEEYQTAKATLEIGAPLAPHETRFAELIKECDEKIAEEADVLPTPSLEKNITENVIPAEDVQPVSQPSNQVTVATVKPKYRHEFYQKPEEGVVTIFAKGIPAKDVNVDFGEQILSVSIDVVGEDTYHFQPRLFAKIIPEKCRFDVLSTKVEIRLAKAEALHWTSLEFSKDSPVPLRVSGQAPRPSYPSSKPKRVDWDKLEAQVKKEEKEEKLDGDAALNKFFQDIYKDADEDTRRAMRKSFVESNGTVLSTNWKEVGNKKVEGSAPDGMEMKKWEF; translated from the exons ATGGCTTCCGATCTCGAGAAGAGTGCGAAGGAGGCGTTCATCGACGACCACTTCGAGTTGGCCGTTGACCTCTACACCCAGGCCATCGCTCTCAATCCTCAGAGCGCCGAGCTCTACTCCGACCGCGCGCAGGCCAACATCAAATCCGGCAATCTCACTG GGGCTGTTGCGGATGCGAACAAGGCAATTGAGTTCGATCCATCACTGTACAAAGCGTATTTGCGCAAAGG AATTGCCTGCATCAAGCTCGAGGAATATCAGACCGCAAAGGCTACCCTGGAAATTGGTGCTCCTCTGGCCCCGCATGAGACACGATTCGCTGAATTGATAAAAGAGTGTGATGAGAAAATTGCAG AGGAAGCTGATGTTCTACCAACGCCTTCATTGGAGAAAAACATTACAGAGAATGTTATACCTGCAGAAGATGTTCAGCCTGTGAGTCAACCTTCCAATCAGGTGACCGTAGCAACTGTCAAACCAAAATACAG gCATGAATTCTACCAGAAGCCAGAAGAAGGGGTTGTGACAATATTCGCCAAGGGCATACCAGCCAAAGATGTTAATGTTGACTTTGGTGAACAAATA CTAAGTGTTAGCATTGATGTTGTTGGTGAAGATACATATCATTTTCAGCCTCGCTTATTTGCAAAG ATAATACCTGAAAAGTGCAGATTTGACGTTCTGTCCACCAAAGTTGAAATTCGCTTGGCTAAAGCTGAAGCATTACACTGGACATCTCTTGAATTCAGCAAGGACAGCCCTGTTCCACTAAGGGTCAGTGGCCAAG CACCAAGGCCATCCTACCCATCCTCGAAACCAAAAAGGGTCGACTGGGATAAGCTGGAGGCCCAAGTGAAGAAGGAG gaaaaagaagagaagcTTGATGGTGATGCAGCTTTGAACAAATTTTTCCAAGACATATACAAGGATGCTGATGAGGACACAAGAAGGGCCATGAGAAAATCTTTT GTGGAGTCGAACGGGACAGTGCTTTCGACAAACTGGAAAGAAGTGGGAAACAAAAAGGTTGAGGGAAGTGCTCCGGACGGcatggagatgaagaaatgggAGTTCTAG
- the LOC126629533 gene encoding probable NADH dehydrogenase [ubiquinone] 1 alpha subcomplex subunit 5, mitochondrial — MFLRAIGRPLLARVKQTTGIVGLDVVPNAREVLIELYSKTLKEIQAVPEDEGYRKAVESFTHHRLNVCREEEDWEAIEKKLGCGQVEELIEEARDELTLIGKMIEWDPWGVPDDYECEVIENDAPVPKHVPLHRPGPLPEEFYKTLDGLTTNQPKLDDAKVASIGSEAKE; from the exons ATGTTCCTACGAGCGATCGGACGGCCGTTGTTGGCCAGGGTGAAGCAGACGACGGGGATCGTAGGGCTGGACGTGGTCCCCAATGCGAGGGAGGTCCTAATCGAGCTCTACTCCAAAACCCTAAAGGAGATCCAGGCCGTCCCCGAGGACGAAGGCTACCGCAAGGCCGTCGAGAGCTTCACGCACCACCGCCTCAACGTCTGCCGCGAAGAGGAGGACTGGGAGGCGATCGAGAAGAAGCTCGGCTGCGGCCAGGTCGAGGAGCTCATCGAGGAGGCGCGCGACGAGCTCACCCTCATCGGCAAGATGATCG AATGGGATCCATGGGGTGTTCCTGATGATTACGAATGTGAGGTGATCGAGAATGATGCTCCAGTTCCAAAGCATGTTCCTCTGCACAGACCTGGTCCTCTTCCTGAGGAGTTTTACAAAACGCTGGACGGCCTTACTACAAACCAACCAAAATTGGATGACGCTAAAGTCGCCTCTATTGGGTCGGAAGCAAAGGAGTAA
- the LOC126628255 gene encoding protein SGT1 homolog isoform X1, which yields MASDLEKSAKEAFIDDHFELAVDLYTQAIALNPQSAELYSDRAQANIKSGNLTGAVADANKAIEFDPSLYKAYLRKGIACIKLEEYQTAKATLEIGAPLAPHETRFAELIKECDEKIAEEADVLPTPSLEKNITENVIPAEDVQPVSQPSNQVTVATVKPKYRHEFYQKPEEGVVTIFAKGIPAKDVNVDFGEQILSVSIDVVGEDTYHFQPRLFAKIIPEKCRFDVLSTKVEIRLAKAEALHWTSLEFSKDSPVPLRVSGQVVEAPRPSYPSSKPKRVDWDKLEAQVKKEEKEEKLDGDAALNKFFQDIYKDADEDTRRAMRKSFVESNGTVLSTNWKEVGNKKVEGSAPDGMEMKKWEF from the exons ATGGCTTCCGATCTCGAGAAGAGTGCGAAGGAGGCGTTCATCGACGACCACTTCGAGTTGGCCGTTGACCTCTACACCCAGGCCATCGCTCTCAATCCTCAGAGCGCCGAGCTCTACTCCGACCGCGCGCAGGCCAACATCAAATCCGGCAATCTCACTG GGGCTGTTGCGGATGCGAACAAGGCAATTGAGTTCGATCCATCACTGTACAAAGCGTATTTGCGCAAAGG AATTGCCTGCATCAAGCTCGAGGAATATCAGACCGCAAAGGCTACCCTGGAAATTGGTGCTCCTCTGGCCCCGCATGAGACACGATTCGCTGAATTGATAAAAGAGTGTGATGAGAAAATTGCAG AGGAAGCTGATGTTCTACCAACGCCTTCATTGGAGAAAAACATTACAGAGAATGTTATACCTGCAGAAGATGTTCAGCCTGTGAGTCAACCTTCCAATCAGGTGACCGTAGCAACTGTCAAACCAAAATACAG gCATGAATTCTACCAGAAGCCAGAAGAAGGGGTTGTGACAATATTCGCCAAGGGCATACCAGCCAAAGATGTTAATGTTGACTTTGGTGAACAAATA CTAAGTGTTAGCATTGATGTTGTTGGTGAAGATACATATCATTTTCAGCCTCGCTTATTTGCAAAG ATAATACCTGAAAAGTGCAGATTTGACGTTCTGTCCACCAAAGTTGAAATTCGCTTGGCTAAAGCTGAAGCATTACACTGGACATCTCTTGAATTCAGCAAGGACAGCCCTGTTCCACTAAGGGTCAGTGGCCAAG TTGTTGAAGCACCAAGGCCATCCTACCCATCCTCGAAACCAAAAAGGGTCGACTGGGATAAGCTGGAGGCCCAAGTGAAGAAGGAG gaaaaagaagagaagcTTGATGGTGATGCAGCTTTGAACAAATTTTTCCAAGACATATACAAGGATGCTGATGAGGACACAAGAAGGGCCATGAGAAAATCTTTT GTGGAGTCGAACGGGACAGTGCTTTCGACAAACTGGAAAGAAGTGGGAAACAAAAAGGTTGAGGGAAGTGCTCCGGACGGcatggagatgaagaaatgggAGTTCTAG